In Mycobacterium branderi, the DNA window GCGATACAGCGCCCGCGGGTAAGGTTTAGCTGCAGAGCGACCCTGCGCTGGGAACCCAACCGGGACCCAAGACGTTGACCTGGTGTTCGCAGAGCTCGAACCAGAAGCTAAGAGAGGATCCGACGGTGCGGGAGACTAGCAACCCGGTATTTCGCTCGCTGCCCAAGCAGCGAGGCGGATATGCCCAGTTCGGCACGGGCGTGGCCGGCGCCGCGACCCAATACGGGCATCAGACCGATCCATATGCGCCATACGTCGACCAGCGGGCCGGTGTTGCCCGGCCGCTGACCATCGACGACGTCGTCACCAAGACCGGAATCACGCTGGCGGTGCTGTCGGCGGTGGCCGCCGTCTCCTACTTCCTGGTGGCCGGCAACCTGGCGCTGGCCGCCCCGTTCACGTTCGTCGGCGCCTTCGGCGGCTTGGCGCTGGTGCTGATCGCTACGTTCGGCCGCAAGCAGGACAGCCCGGCAATCGTGCTGTCCTACGCCGCACTCGAGGGGCTGTTCCTCGGCGCCATCTCGTTCATCCTGGCCAACATCGCGGTCTCGACTACCAACGCCGGGGCGTTGATCGGGCAGGCGATTCTGGGCACGCTCGGGGTGTTCTTCGGGATGCTCGTCGTCTACAAGACCGGCGCCATCCGCGTCACGCCGAAGTTCTCCCGGATGATCGTTGCCG includes these proteins:
- a CDS encoding Bax inhibitor-1/YccA family protein, translating into MRETSNPVFRSLPKQRGGYAQFGTGVAGAATQYGHQTDPYAPYVDQRAGVARPLTIDDVVTKTGITLAVLSAVAAVSYFLVAGNLALAAPFTFVGAFGGLALVLIATFGRKQDSPAIVLSYAALEGLFLGAISFILANIAVSTTNAGALIGQAILGTLGVFFGMLVVYKTGAIRVTPKFSRMIVAGLFGVLALMIGNLVIGFFNHGEGMGLRNGGPLAIIFSLVCIALAAFSFLIDFDAADQMIRAGAPSKAAWGIALGLTVTLVWLYIEILRLLSYLQND